The following proteins are encoded in a genomic region of Phalacrocorax carbo chromosome 2, bPhaCar2.1, whole genome shotgun sequence:
- the LOC104041590 gene encoding phthioceranic/hydroxyphthioceranic acid synthase — MEIKTADEIAIVGIGCNFPGGDGIDNFWKVLEEGKNCTVEIPPERFNAKEWYDPDDNKPGKTCTTRAALLNEFNSFDNHLFGINDLEAERMDPQQKLLVECTYKALEDAGVPVEAVSGTRTGVFIGLMNRDYEIIASRAVSDINHYDGAGSAMSIAANRISFIFNLTGPSLAIDTACSSFLFALHYASQAIKSGDCEAAICGGVNCIIDPGTFVSLSKAKMISPDGISKPFSKKADGYGRGEGCGVVFLKPLKKAKEDYSKIWGVINISAVNQNGRSITPITRPSQIQQEKLLRSIYGTHVDPSVLQYIEAHGTGTAAGDPTEAESLGNVICKNRSSQVSILRIGSVKGNIGHTESAAGAAALIKVLLMMHHGKIVPSLYYSKEMGSIDTEKLNLAIPTTVEPWEEYSGYGRVAGINCFGFGGTNAHVVVRQVKQLEPLPAFKRPLELVLLSAASRKSLQMTMADTADQLSTTNLITLPSLAYTSACRRSHANYRYRKAFVTNSLQHLQQEIMLAASTELTESKVGPQLVFVFCGNGVKLKEFSEALLSSEPVFRDKCKEIEALFQKHAPISLLPARGHSQKDLLNPELSQPLLFTLQVALASLLKYWGIKPVAVVGHSVGEVGAAHFAGYLSLADAVKVIYHRSRLQAKTASGRMLVVGNIPVQEIAERLHRYSGKVCIAAFNSPVSCTLSGNSDSVDAVQSDLAQAFSKRNIFLHVLNVPAAYHSSSMDMILGELEENIQPLEKQKGEIEVISTLTGMAASEEDFAQGKFWAQHTREPVAFTQAIKTAARDRENVMFVEISPHQALQRNIKETLGKGTKVFSSLQTDAEYQTLFTLVGNLFELGYNPNWQHLYNGYQSVPVAIPRYQFDRKKLMGCLDIHRQANQRGVSSSHPLIYGINSDNMEFGCLLSQDTTSYLYEHKNNGVPLVPGAFYAELALASVMSSSRPKVPLSACQMCISFSAPCVLTQSSQVLSIKLSPQKSVTTFEILSSSNAVYAAGHITKGPEAAVEESTISFQDIYQRCRSVLSREEVYETLSQVGFQYGSIFRQLSDVHYCQELKEAITSIKVNKETVTEMYNYCIHPVLLDCFLQMTTVMTSRMFHSRAGFPSGIGSLVVLRPLEEEMMIFMRTSKSIGNCLEVCGCFMDKCGSVLAELKCVAITFMKEASPRDNEFMFENKWKEVSPLQMTGHLGNMPRVLVFADKFGIAELLKKYLHPDSRYVMYEDWEALLEGHAQNKMRAEVEDYDDILFLWGIQKLNEDFPSKVVDHLAKCCEAYRQVIVALREKTSHCSVRVITYRTTEGSVDHVNCGFALHGMTRTCVVEVPEITFQMIDLSSSSSLDISVLADVLVKYKSVDYPEIRISQGRIYVAEIRRTPFVDADYSQPVRCLQKSETFTLYTSDPYTAKDLFAELSTSTATQLDKQSIEIQVDKICLHSEDYFPISVSSRNFGNTLYWNSQAVDKHRLIALDFSGTVTATGIGVKQVKVGDHVVSCYPAAASSRVQIPGTVCFNVKKFPCFQNVPCMSYFIIAWEILNQRLCNEEHGKTLGIISTEPSSVLCQVLSVAAEEMGWRTVLARFAPDMFQYISLCNALVVLPPVNRLSREDLDHMKFLKDVVIVCGNRQSECIQNVSVIDHENISFHILTVTSIFQKAFLKELQKTVHAWINSMDMKQFRHLSGSVFQQTENCDRMNSVMSYFTCKSVPLVVLRRQKDITMLSDIPLYESQKKLFKQNAVYIVVGGLTGLGFETVKFIAENGGGCIAILSRKNPSSEKQEEMKALQHQYEGSKVEFVQCDVISTSDVEKAFQSIAKIFAGSPVKGVFQSAVVLQDGRLEVLKLADFQKVLSPKVAGTLNLHWATRGQELDYFVCYSSITSFLGNSTQANYAAANSFLDVFCLYRRNHGLSGQSINWGALNLGILLNQNHMQNMLGSKGIDILQVHEIHEYLRKSLLMNNPQQAVAKLNFRMLFNHVFSRIMLLKSRFKSLMSEEFRNKLETSEEAQIQDHDTALIKSEDYITSVVSDITGLSPDELTMNTPLSSLGIDSMLAMTIQNRVFQERKVDIPLVKLVDPLTTLSNLVVVLEETSNGNGIAEKKNTAVESAENGSWL, encoded by the exons CTGGATCAGCAATGAGCATTGCTGCTAACAGGATCTCATTCATATTTAATCTGACTGGACCATCACTGGCTATAGACACTGCAtgttcatcttttctttttgctctgcaCTATGCCTCGCAAGCAATTAAATCAG GAGACTGTGAGGCAGCAATCTGTGGTGGAGTGAACTGTATAATAGATCCTGGCACCTTTGTATCTCTCAGTAAAGCAAAAATGATCTCTCCAGATGGAATAAGCAAACCCTTCTCCAAAAAGGCAGATGGTTATGGAAGGGGTGAAGGCTGTGGTGTTGTTTTCCTCAAACCACTGAAAAAG GCAAAGGAAGACTACAGCAAAATCTGGGGTGTTATAAATATCAGTGCAGTAAATCAGAATGGTAGGTCCATAACTCCAATCACAAGACCGTCTCAAATACAGCAAGAGAAGTTACTGCGCAGCATTTACGGAACTCATGTTGATCCTTCCGTTTTGCAGTACATTGAAGCACACGGTACAGGGACTGCTGCTGGAGATCCTACTGAAGCTGAAAGCCTAGGGAATGTCATTTGTAAAAACAGGTCTTCACAAGTTTCCATTCTGAGAATTGGTtcagtgaaaggaaatattGGCCACACCGAatcagctgctggagcagcagcgtTAATCAAAGTGCTTCTGATGATGCATCATGGAAAGATTGTTCCATCCTTGTATTACTCAAAGGAAATGGGCAGCATtgatacagaaaaattaaacctTGCCATTCCCACAACTGTAGAGCCCTGGGAAGAATACAGTGGGTATGGAAGAGTAGCTGGCATCAACTGCTTTGGATTTGGAGGAACCAATGCTCATGTTGTAGTCAGGCAAGTTAAGCAGCTAGAGCCTCTTCCTGCCTTTAAGAGGCCCCTTGAATTAGTTCTGCTGTCGGCAGCATCAAGGAAGTCCCTTCAGATGACAATGGCCGATACAGCTGACCAGCTGAGCACAACAAACTTAATAACTCTCCCAAGCCTGGCCTATActtctgcctgcagaagaaGCCATGCTAACTACAGGTACCGAAAAGCATTTGTCACAAATTCTCTCCAACACTTGCAGCAAGAGATTATGTTGGCAGCCAGCACTGAACTTACTGAATCAAAGGTGGGACCACAGCTGGTGTTTGTGTTCTGTGGCAATGGTGTAAAGCTGAAGGAGTTCAGTGAGGCACTGCTGAGCTCAGAGCCAGTGTTCAGAGACAAGTGTAAGGAAATAGAAGCGCTTTTTCAGAAACATGCTCCCATAAGCCTCCTGCCAGCAAGAGGTCATAGCCAAAAGGATTTGTTGAATCCAGAGCTTTCCCAGCCCTTGCTTTTTACCCTGCAGGTTGCCTTGGCTTCTCTTCTGAAATACTGGGGCATTAAGCCAGTTGCTGTGGTTGGCCACTCAGTAGGGGAAGTTGGTGCTGCGCATTTTGCTGGGTACCTTTCCCTGGCAGATGCCGTCAAAGTGATTTATCACCGGAGCCGGCTGCAGGCAAAGACTGCCAGCGGCAGAATGTTGGTGGTTGGAAACATCCCTGTTCAAGAAATTGCTGAACGACTGCATCGCTACTCGGGAAAGGTGTGCATTGCAGCTTTCAACAGCCCAGTTTCCTGCACCCTGTCTGGGAACTCGGACTCTGTGGATGCTGTCCAGAGCGATTTAGCTCAAGCTTTCAGCAAGAGAAACATCTTTCTTCATGTCTTAAATGTCCCAGCTGCATACCACAGCTCCAGCATGGATATGATACTTGGGGAGTTGGAAGAGAATATACAGCCTTTAGAGAAACAGAAGGGGGAAATTGAAGTGATTTCAACGCTGACTGGTATGGCTGCTTCTGAAGAGGACTTTGCTCAGGGCAAATTCTGGGCCCAGCATACTCGTGAGCCTGTAGCTTTCACTCAAGCCATCAAAACTGCAGCTAGAGACAGGGAAAATGTGATGTTTGTGGAAATAAGTCCTCACCAAGCATTGCAGCGAAACATAAAGGAAACTCTAGGAAAAGGCACAAAGGTGTTCTCTTCTTTGCAAACAGATGCAGAGTATCAGACACTCTTCACCCTGGTAGGAAATCTGTTTGAACTGGGATATAATCCCAACTGGCAGCACCTTTATAATGGGTATCAAAGTGTCCCAGTGGCCATTCCACGGTACCAATTTGATCGCAAAAAGCTCATGGGCTGCCTGGATATCCATCGACAAGCAAACCAAAGAGGTGTCAGCTCCAGTCATCCTTTGATTTATGGCATAAACAGTGACAACATGGAGTTTGGCTGCCTGCTGTCTCAGGACACGACATCATACTTATATGAGCACAAGAACAATGGTGTGCCTTTAGTTCCTGGTGCTTTCTATGCAGAGCTTGCTCTGGCCTCTGTGATGAGCAGCTCAAGACCTAAAGTGCCTCTGAGTGCTTGCCAGATGTGTATCAGTTTTTCTGCACCGTGTGTTCTCACACAGAGTTCCCAAGTCTTGAGCATCAAGCTGAGTCCACAAAAATCAGTGACAACCTTTGAGATACTCTCTTCCTCCAATGCAGTTTATGCTGCAGGACACATTACAAAGGGGCCTGAAGCTGCGGTGGAAGAAAGCACCATCTCCTTCCAAGACATCTATCAAAGATGCAGGTCAGTGCTCAGCAGAGAGGAGGTTTACGAAACACTGTCTCAGGTTGGCTTTCAGTACGGCTCCATATTCAGACAGCTCAGTGATGTGCATTATTGCCAGGAACTAAAGGAAGCTATAACAAGCATAAAGGTGAACAAGGAGACTGTCACAGAGATGTACAACTACTGTATCCATCCAGTGCTGCTTGACTGTTTTCTGCAGATGACCACTGTCATGACCTCAAGGATGTTCCATTCCAGAGCAGGCTTTCCTTCAGGTATAGGCAGCCTGGTGGTGCTCCGGCCACTGGAGGAAGAAATGATGATATTTATGAGAACGAGCAAATCCATTGGGAACTGCCTAGAGGTCTGTGGATGCTTTATGGACAAATGTGGCTCTGTTTTGGCTGAACTTAAGTGTGTTGCCATCACTTTCATGAAGGAAGCATCTCCCAGAGACAATGAGTTCATGTTTGAAAACAAGTGGAAAGAAGTCTCTCCTTTGCAGATGACTGGACATCTGGGGAATATGCCCAGAGTCCTAGTGTTTGCTGACAAATTTGGCATAGCTGAACTGCTCAAAAAGTATTTACATCCTGATTCAAGATATGTTATGTATGAGGACTGGGAAGCCCTCTTGGAAGGCcatgcacaaaataaaatgagagcAGAGGTTGAGGATTATGACGACATTCTCTTCCTGTGGGGAATTCAAAAGTTAAATGAAGATTTCCCAAGCAAAGTGGTAGACCATTTGGCAAAGTGTTGTGAAGCCTATCGCCAAGTTATTGTGGCATTAAGAGAGAAAACGTCCCACTGTTCAGTCAGAGTTATCACCTACAGAACAACAGAAGGAAGCGTAGACCACGTTAACTGTGGGTTTGCATTGCATGGCATGACCAGAACTTGTGTCGTTGAGGTTCCAGAAATCACATTTCAGATGATTGACCTCAGCTCTTCGAGTTCCTTGGACATCTCAGTGCTAGCAGATGTTCTTGTCAAATACAAAAGTGTGGACTATCCAGAAATTCGCATCAGCCAAGGAAGAATTTACGTGGCTGAAATCAGACGCACGCCTTTTGTAGATGCAGATTACAGCCAACCTGTAAGATGTCTCCAGAAGTCAGAAACATTCACTTTGTACACTTCTGATCCATACACAGCAAAAGACTTGTTTGCCGAATTATCCACCAGCACGGCTACTCAGCTTGACAAACAGAGCATTGAAATTCAAGTGGATAAAATATGTCTCCACTCAGAAGATTATTTTCCCATTAGTGTTTCTAGTCGTAACTTTGGTAATACCCTGTATTGGAATTCACAAGCAGTGGACAAACACAGACTTATAGCTCTTGATTTCAGTGGCACAGTAACAGCAACAGGCATTGGTGTGAAGCAAGTTAAAGTAGGAGATCATGTGGTTTCATGTTATCCAGCTGCTGCGTCATCCAGAGTTCAGATTCCAGGAACAGTTTGTTTCAATGTAAAGAAATTCCCATGCTTCCAGAACGTCCCTTGTATGTCATATTTTATCATTGCATGGGAAATCTTAAATCAGAGGTTATGCAATGAGGAACATGGCAAAACATTAGGCATTATTTCTACAGAGCCATCATCAGTTTTGTGCCAAGTTCTTTCTGTGGCAGCAGAAGAGATGGGTTGGAGAACAGTACTTGCAAGGTTTGCTCCTGATATGTTCCAGTATATAAGTTTATGCAATGCCCTGGTTGTTCTTCCTCCAGTAAACAGGTTGTCTCGTGAGGATCTGGACCACATGAAGTTTCTTAAAGATGTGGTGATAGTGTGTGGCAATCGACAGTCTGAATGTATCCAGAATGTCAGTGTAATTGATCATGAAAATATCAGCTTTCATATCCTTACAGTTACCAGCATTTTCCAGAAAGCATTTCTAAAGGAATTGCAAAAGACTGTGCATGCATGGATCAATTCCATGGATATGAAACAGTTTAGACATCTGTCAGGGTCTGTTTTTCAGCAGACTGAGAACTGTGACAGAATGAACTCTGTGATGTCCTATTTTACCTGCAAATCTGTTCCACTTGTTGTACTGAGGAGGCAGAAGGACATCACCATGCTTTCAGATATACCATTGTATGAATCCCAGAAGAAGTTGTTTAAGCAGAATGCTGTTTACATAGTAGTTGGGGGGCTCACTGGACTTGGCTTTGAAACAGTGAAATTCATAGCTGAGAATGGAGGAGGGTGTATTGCAATACTCTCCAGGAAAAATCCAAGCAGTGAGAAGCAAGAAGAGATGAAGGCTTTGCAGCACCAGTATGAAGGCAGCAAAGTAGAGTTTGTGCAGTGTGATGTTATTTCAACCAGTGATGTTGAGAAAGCTTTCCAGTCCATTGCTAAAATCTTTGCAGGGAGTCCAGTCAAAGGTGTATTTCAAAGTGCTGTTGTTTTACAAGATGGCCGTCTTGAAGTTCTGAAATTGGCTGACTTTCAGAAAGTATTGAGCCCAAAAGTAGCAGGGACCCTAAATCTTCATTGGGCTACCAGAGGCCAGGAGCTTGACTACTTTGTGTGCTACTCCTCCATTACTTCCTTTCTGGGAAATTCCACCCAGGCAAACTATGCAGCTGCAAACTCTTTCTTGGATGTCTTCTGCCTCTACAGGAGGAACCATGGGCTTTCAGGCCAATCCATTAACTGGGGTGCTTTGAACCTTGGCATACTGTTGAATCAAAACCATATGCAGAACATGCTGGGATCCAAGGGCATAGATATTCTGCAAGTGCATGAAATTCATGAGTATCTCAGGAAGAGCTTACTTATGAATAACCCGCAGCAAGCCGTCGCCAAATTAAATTTTCGAATGTTATTTAATCATGTTTTTTCTCGGATTATGTTGCTGAAAAGTCGGTTCAAATCACTTATGTCAGAGGAATTCAGGAACAAGCTTGAAACCTCTGAGGAAGCTCAAATACAAGACCACGATACTGCCTTAATAAAATCTGAAGACTATATCACCTCAGTGGTGAGTGACATCACTGGATTGAGCCCAGATGAACTAACCATGAATACACCACTTTCATCATTGGGCATAGACTCTATGTTAGCTATGACAATTCAGAACCGTGTCTTTCAAGAGAGAAAGGTGGACATACCTCTCGTGAAGCTGGTTGATCCTCTCACAACTCTGTCAAATTTAGTAGTAGTTTTAGAAGAAACAAGCAATGGAAATGGaatagctgagaaaaaaaatactgcagttgAAAGTGCAGAAAATGGGAGCTGGCTGTAG